Within the Paenibacillus sp. AN1007 genome, the region ACCGACAAAGCACTGCTTGAACTGAACGGCTCGACCGTTCTGAATCATATTGTGAACACGATGAAACCTGGAGTATCCCGAATTGTCGCTGCAGCAGGTCCGAATGAAGCAATCTACAGCGCAATGGGGTACGAAGGCATTGAATGTGTGCAGGATGAATATCCCGGCAAGGGGCCGCTTGCCGGCCTTCATGCCGCACTGTCTGCATCAAATACCGACTGGAATCTGGTCTGTGCCTGCGATATGCCGCTGCTGCAGCCTTCCTTTTTCAATGGAATGAAGAGGTTGGCACTGCAGGATGAAACATATCATGTCATCATTCCGCATGTGGATGGACGCATTCATCCGCTTGCAGGAGTGTACCACAGACGTATACTTCCCGAACTGGAGCACTGCCTGATTCATGACCGTCTGCGTGTGATCCGCTGGCTGGAAGAAATGGAGTGCCGCTATGTCGAAACAGATGAACTGGAGCAGGTTGGTATTGAGCAGGCTGCACGGCAGTTGAGTAATATGAATACCCCGGAACAGCTTGATTACATAAAGGCCCAAGCTCGTCTTCAAGATTCGGGCGGCCCGCCTTCAGGGCGGTGAGAAAAAGGTTCACGGCTGTTCTCGGCATGTTGGTTCCGGTAGAGAAGCGGGCTTTGACCTGTCCAGCGTTTGAACTGTCTGCTGAAGTGGGACAAGTGTGTATAGCCGAGTTTGATCGCAATCTCCCCGAGAGACAGATCGGGCTGCTCCATCAGCATTTTGGCTTCCTGCAGCTTCAGATCCGACAAATATGCACGCGGAGATTGTCCAAATACTTTACGGAAAACTTGTAAACCGTATCCTGGGCTGATGCCGAGCGATGCAATAATCTGCTCCACCCTGACCGACGAAACACTGCCGTCCCGCGCTCGGAGCTGGGCATGAAAGGCCTGTTTGATCGCCTCGGCAACTGCCCCTGCGTAATGCATGGCTGTTGGAGCCGGAGCTTGAGAGGCAGAGGCGGAAATAGCCGATTCCGGTGCAGAGTCAGCAGCCTGGGACAGCAGCGCGAACAGCTCAAACATACGTGCCTGCATCAGCAGTTTGTCCGTGGAAGTGTAAGCTTCGGCAGTATTGATCATGCCCATCCAGCTCTCCAGAACAGCTCGTATTTTTATATTATCTTCTGTACCTGCGGCATAGATTCTGCTGCGCTGAGATATCAGCTTTAAAGTGAATACCGGATCATCTACATTAAAATGTGCACTGAAATACGTCATGCCTTCTGTAGAAATACATTCATTTGTATGCCTGAATCCGGGAGGAATAAGCAGGATGGACCCTTCCTCCACTGTATAAGTGTAACCGTGAATCAGGCTCTCCTGCGTACCCCGAATGATCAGAATAATTTCAAATCCGGGATGTGTCTCCTCAGGCATAGCCCACCCGCAGGGTACTTGCTGGCTGTGTGCACCATAGAATTTGAGATTACTATCGATAATCGGAAGCCAGTGAGCCAGCGTATGGTACGGCATCTCTCGAAGCTGTGAACGGATATCCATGACTTTCACCTCGGAAAAGGGTAAAAAATACTCGCCTTGTGCCATCGGCACTATGCATGCACTTCATTATAATCAGTTTAACACCCGCAGCTTAATATGATAAGGATATGTAGTCTGGAATGATTAGATACGGTATAAAAATGCACAAATACCATTATTAATGTAAACGCTACCATTAAAAACGGGAATATGTCAACGCGGCGAGTTGACTATTAAGGAGACTATATCAATGGACAAGTTATTATACGGCGCAGCCTATTACGATGAATATATACCATACGAGAGACTGGACAAAGACATTCAGATGATGAAAGATGCAGGCATCAATGTCGTGCGCATCGCTGAATCAACGTGGAGCACACATGAACCGCAAAACGGCGTGTTTGATTTCACTTCCGTCGATCGGGTGCTGGATGCGATGCATGCGGCGGGCATTCATGTCATTGTAGGCACACCCACGTATGCTGTTCCAACGTGGATGGTGAAGGAGCACCCGGATGTTCTGGCGACAACAGCACAAGGTCCTGGGAAATATGGTGCAAGACAGATTATGGATATCACCCATCCGACGTACCTGTTCTATGCAGAACGCATCATCCGCAAGCTGATCTCACGCGTGAGTCGACATCCGGCTGTCATCGGATATCAAACAGACAATGAAACGAAGCACTACAACACAGCTGGAGACAACGTGCAGTTACAGTTTGTTAAGTATATGCGCAGCAAGTTCAGCTCTCTGGACGAGTTGAACAAGGAATTTGGACTGGACTACTGGAGCAATCGCATCAACAGTTGGGAAGACTTCCCTTCCGTTGTGGGCACCATTAACGGCAGCCTGGGAGCTGAGTTTGCCAAGTTCCAGCGGCAGCTGGTCACGGATTTCTTGGCGTGGCAGGTCGGGATTGTGAATGAATACAAACAGGAAGGTCAGTTTGTTACCCAGAACTTTGACTTTGAATGGCGCGGATATTCCTACGGCATTCAGGGGGATGTAGATCACTTTGCAGCATCCCGACCTTTTGACATCACCAGTGTGGATATTTATCATCCTTCCCAAGACGAGTTAACCGGAATTGAAATCTCGTTCGGGGGAGATGTGGCGCGTTCCACCAAACAATCCAATTATCTTGTTCTGGAGACCGAAGCGCAGGCATTCTGGCATTGGGTACCTTATCCGGGCCAACTGCGATTACAGGCATTCAGCCATTTGGCTTCAGGTGCGAACATGGTGGCGTATTGGCATTGGCACTCGCTGCACAATTCGTTTGAGACCTATTGGAAGGGTCTGCTGAGTCATGATTTTGAACCGAATCCGGTGTATAACGAAGCAAAGACGATTGGCAGCGATTTTGCCCGCCTGAGTCCTAAGCTGGTGAATCTGAAGAAAACAAATCGGGTCGCCGTACTGTTTAGCAACGAGGCGTTAACCTCCATCAAGTGGTTCGGCTTTAACTTTACCAGTGACAAGAACTACAACGACGTTGTGCGCTGGATGTATGATGAACTGTACAAAATGAACATGGGCTGCGATCTAATCGATCCTTCCGTGGAGAGTTATGCAGGTTATGATGTGCTGGTGGTGCCAGCTCTTTATGCAGCATCCGATGCGCTGCTGGAAAAATTAAATCAATTTGTACAGGATGGCGGACATATCGTGTATTCGTTCAAAAGCGGCTTCGCCAATGAACACATCAAAGTTCGCTCTACGCGTCAGCCGGGACTGATCAGTGAAGCATGCGGTATCAGCTATAACCTGTTTGTTGAGCCGAAGCATGTCGCGCTGCGCGATGATCCATTTGGCGTAGGTGAGGAGCATAAT harbors:
- a CDS encoding molybdenum cofactor guanylyltransferase translates to MEAKKWTGIILAGGLSRRMGTDKALLELNGSTVLNHIVNTMKPGVSRIVAAAGPNEAIYSAMGYEGIECVQDEYPGKGPLAGLHAALSASNTDWNLVCACDMPLLQPSFFNGMKRLALQDETYHVIIPHVDGRIHPLAGVYHRRILPELEHCLIHDRLRVIRWLEEMECRYVETDELEQVGIEQAARQLSNMNTPEQLDYIKAQARLQDSGGPPSGR
- a CDS encoding AraC family transcriptional regulator, whose amino-acid sequence is MDIRSQLREMPYHTLAHWLPIIDSNLKFYGAHSQQVPCGWAMPEETHPGFEIILIIRGTQESLIHGYTYTVEEGSILLIPPGFRHTNECISTEGMTYFSAHFNVDDPVFTLKLISQRSRIYAAGTEDNIKIRAVLESWMGMINTAEAYTSTDKLLMQARMFELFALLSQAADSAPESAISASASQAPAPTAMHYAGAVAEAIKQAFHAQLRARDGSVSSVRVEQIIASLGISPGYGLQVFRKVFGQSPRAYLSDLKLQEAKMLMEQPDLSLGEIAIKLGYTHLSHFSRQFKRWTGQSPLLYRNQHAENSREPFSHRPEGGPPES
- a CDS encoding beta-galactosidase, producing MDKLLYGAAYYDEYIPYERLDKDIQMMKDAGINVVRIAESTWSTHEPQNGVFDFTSVDRVLDAMHAAGIHVIVGTPTYAVPTWMVKEHPDVLATTAQGPGKYGARQIMDITHPTYLFYAERIIRKLISRVSRHPAVIGYQTDNETKHYNTAGDNVQLQFVKYMRSKFSSLDELNKEFGLDYWSNRINSWEDFPSVVGTINGSLGAEFAKFQRQLVTDFLAWQVGIVNEYKQEGQFVTQNFDFEWRGYSYGIQGDVDHFAASRPFDITSVDIYHPSQDELTGIEISFGGDVARSTKQSNYLVLETEAQAFWHWVPYPGQLRLQAFSHLASGANMVAYWHWHSLHNSFETYWKGLLSHDFEPNPVYNEAKTIGSDFARLSPKLVNLKKTNRVAVLFSNEALTSIKWFGFNFTSDKNYNDVVRWMYDELYKMNMGCDLIDPSVESYAGYDVLVVPALYAASDALLEKLNQFVQDGGHIVYSFKSGFANEHIKVRSTRQPGLISEACGISYNLFVEPKHVALRDDPFGVGEEHNQVHTWMELITPTTAEVLAWYDHPHWGEYAAITQNNYGKGRATYVGCYTSAAVIRKVLERVMKDAGVWGADQELAFPLIVKTGINEQGQTIRYYFNYSDEPVSFHNPHGDGTELLSGDSIAAGQELVLGRWGIGIIEQN